Proteins from one Chitinophaga oryzae genomic window:
- a CDS encoding LolA family protein codes for MKKFVLTGLLLSGIVFSGMAQSRGANDPKAKTILDGVSSKFKSLKTVVANFVLKVEGANNSVNDSKKGTVYLKGAKYKVTLPGQEIISDNKTSWTYAKDVNEVTINNVDQSSGAMTPAKLFTNFYDKDYLYRLDGESNEKGKVLQNIEMTPTDKSKNIFKVIVSVDKKNQNIARMKVFEKNGNHYTYEITSFTPNAAAVTDAIFTFDAKKYPGVEVVDLR; via the coding sequence ATGAAGAAATTTGTATTGACAGGATTGTTGTTAAGCGGTATCGTTTTCAGTGGTATGGCCCAGTCCAGGGGTGCCAACGATCCCAAGGCAAAAACGATTCTGGACGGTGTCAGCAGCAAATTTAAATCCCTCAAAACAGTGGTGGCCAACTTCGTACTGAAAGTGGAAGGTGCCAACAACAGTGTCAACGACTCCAAAAAAGGGACGGTGTACCTGAAAGGAGCCAAATATAAAGTCACCCTGCCCGGCCAGGAAATCATCAGCGATAACAAAACCTCCTGGACATATGCGAAAGATGTGAACGAGGTGACCATCAACAACGTGGACCAGAGCAGCGGCGCCATGACACCGGCCAAACTCTTCACCAACTTCTACGATAAAGACTACCTGTACCGTTTGGACGGCGAAAGCAACGAAAAGGGCAAAGTGCTGCAGAACATCGAGATGACGCCGACCGACAAATCCAAGAATATCTTTAAAGTGATCGTTTCCGTAGATAAAAAGAACCAGAACATTGCGAGAATGAAGGTGTTCGAGAAAAACGGCAACCACTATACGTACGAGATCACCAGCTTTACGCCCAACGCCGCTGCTGTAACAGACGCGATCTTTACATTTGATGCGAAAAAGTACCCGGGCGTAGAAGTAGTAGACCTTCGATAG
- a CDS encoding DUF423 domain-containing protein, translating into MHKGFLVWAAALGALAVILGAFGAHKLKELVPPETVSTFQTGVTYQFYHVFALLATGILFANAPGSHLEWAGRCFIIGIFLFSGSLYVLTMLKATGNVGLRGIGIITPIGGLVFIAGWISLLLGLLKIKA; encoded by the coding sequence ATGCATAAAGGCTTTTTAGTTTGGGCAGCTGCTCTGGGCGCGCTCGCAGTGATTTTAGGCGCTTTCGGCGCACATAAACTGAAAGAACTGGTGCCCCCCGAGACGGTATCTACTTTTCAGACAGGCGTTACTTACCAGTTCTATCATGTGTTTGCGCTGCTGGCAACCGGCATCCTCTTTGCTAATGCTCCCGGCAGTCACCTGGAATGGGCCGGCAGATGTTTTATCATCGGCATCTTCCTGTTCTCCGGTTCCCTCTACGTGCTCACCATGCTGAAAGCTACGGGCAACGTAGGGCTGAGAGGGATCGGTATCATCACCCCCATCGGAGGCCTGGTGTTCATCGCCGGATGGATCTCGCTGCTGCTGGGACTTCTGAAAATTAAAGCTTAA
- the dcd gene encoding dCTP deaminase: MILSDKRILEEIEKGTIVISPYDRKYLGTNSYDVHLGKHLATYKDRILDARKHNEIEHFEIPEEGYVLQPGTLYLGVTLEYTETHAHVPFLEGKSSTGRLGIDIHATAGKGDVGFCNTWTLEISCAQPVRVYAGMPIGQLIYFVVEGEVETMYNKKGNAKYNGRTVRPVESMMWRNEF, encoded by the coding sequence ATGATCCTGTCAGACAAACGGATATTGGAAGAAATTGAAAAAGGCACCATCGTTATTTCGCCTTATGACCGGAAGTACCTGGGTACCAATTCCTATGATGTACATTTGGGCAAACACCTGGCTACGTACAAAGACCGTATCCTCGATGCCCGCAAACACAATGAAATAGAGCATTTCGAGATCCCTGAAGAAGGCTACGTACTGCAACCAGGCACCCTCTACCTGGGCGTAACGCTCGAATACACCGAAACGCATGCCCATGTACCGTTCCTGGAAGGCAAATCCAGCACAGGCCGCCTGGGTATCGACATTCACGCTACCGCCGGTAAAGGCGACGTTGGCTTCTGCAACACCTGGACACTGGAGATCTCCTGTGCGCAGCCGGTAAGAGTATATGCCGGTATGCCCATCGGACAGCTGATCTACTTCGTGGTGGAAGGCGAAGTGGAAACCATGTACAACAAAAAAGGCAATGCCAAATATAACGGCCGCACGGTAAGGCCCGTGGAGAGCATGATGTGGCGGAATGAATTTTAG
- a CDS encoding RagB/SusD family nutrient uptake outer membrane protein, translating into MRKIYLLIVASCLLASCNKYLDIKPEDKFTEDNLYSTEAGFTNALNGLYLALSGRNLYGAELTLSTIEVMAQRYNVSGEHNFSAVASYQYNQSDVQSRFEGVWTSAYKQILNINKLLDALDKHKGILSKEKENLIRGECMGLRAMVHFDLLRLFGPVYATGSGKTAIPYNTTTGSAPQPLLPATGVISAVLQDLAAAQQYLSADPVITTGVVDFKSDGGDWFRKRNIRFNYFAAKALQARVLLYAGNKPAALAAAQEVITAATKWFPWVKPADINAELINPDRICSGEVFFALYNPELYLSQRDYFAAALQPQSILAPAQSKLTAVFEGLEGDYRYKSSWIVPSVGGKTYRTFVKYEDVQDTKKPFRFLQPMLRMSEMYYIAAECTADHDQALQYMNTVRFARGLVDLAATANITTELTKEYQKEFFGEGQLFFYHKRIMTAKLVNGAATGSNVTPNYVVPLPLSETNQRTN; encoded by the coding sequence ATGAGAAAGATATACCTTCTGATAGTCGCTTCCTGCCTGCTGGCGTCATGCAACAAATACCTCGACATTAAGCCGGAAGACAAGTTCACGGAAGACAACCTCTATTCCACAGAGGCCGGGTTCACCAACGCGCTCAACGGCCTTTATCTGGCCCTGTCCGGCCGCAACCTGTATGGCGCAGAACTGACACTGTCTACCATAGAAGTGATGGCACAGCGCTATAACGTAAGCGGGGAACATAATTTCAGCGCCGTAGCCTCCTACCAGTACAACCAGTCCGATGTGCAATCCCGGTTTGAAGGCGTGTGGACATCCGCCTATAAACAGATACTGAACATCAACAAACTGCTGGACGCACTGGACAAACATAAAGGCATCCTGTCCAAAGAAAAGGAAAACCTGATAAGGGGCGAATGTATGGGGCTGAGAGCTATGGTACACTTTGACCTGCTGCGTTTATTCGGGCCGGTATACGCCACCGGCAGCGGCAAAACAGCCATTCCTTACAATACAACGACCGGCTCGGCGCCGCAGCCGCTGCTGCCCGCCACCGGCGTGATCAGCGCCGTTTTACAGGATCTCGCCGCAGCGCAGCAGTACCTGTCCGCCGATCCGGTGATCACCACCGGCGTGGTGGATTTTAAAAGCGATGGCGGCGACTGGTTCCGTAAAAGAAATATTCGGTTCAACTACTTCGCCGCGAAAGCTCTACAGGCACGCGTGCTGTTATATGCCGGCAATAAGCCGGCCGCACTCGCCGCCGCACAGGAGGTGATCACCGCCGCTACGAAATGGTTTCCCTGGGTAAAGCCGGCGGATATCAACGCTGAGCTGATCAATCCCGACAGGATCTGCTCCGGCGAGGTGTTTTTTGCCCTGTACAACCCCGAGCTGTACCTCAGCCAGCGTGATTACTTCGCGGCAGCACTGCAGCCACAGTCCATACTGGCGCCGGCCCAGTCGAAACTGACAGCCGTATTCGAAGGACTGGAAGGTGACTACCGGTATAAGTCGTCCTGGATAGTGCCCTCTGTGGGTGGAAAAACCTACCGCACCTTTGTGAAATATGAAGATGTGCAGGATACCAAAAAGCCGTTCCGTTTCCTGCAGCCGATGCTCAGAATGTCTGAGATGTACTACATCGCCGCTGAGTGTACGGCTGACCACGACCAGGCCCTGCAATACATGAATACCGTGCGTTTCGCCCGCGGCCTGGTGGACCTCGCCGCTACTGCGAATATTACCACTGAGCTCACAAAAGAATACCAGAAAGAATTCTTCGGCGAAGGACAACTGTTTTTCTACCACAAAAGGATCATGACAGCCAAACTGGTGAACGGCGCCGCCACCGGCAGCAATGTAACGCCAAACTACGTAGTGCCGTTACCGTTATCAGAAACCAATCAGCGTACCAACTAA
- a CDS encoding alpha/beta hydrolase family protein — MRKGYWLLWMCMTWCTVAMAQQTKDISGKWYGITRSYYGDKQRLTVVLEKEGEGYKGELQNPDHDNEAIDLDHIIYRGDTLLLRIDTIRFAYTGVWNAAEKQFEGVFTWGGLKGTFNISRKEIRQSDVYNRPQEPKPKFPYHTENVQFSNEHDHVSLAGTFTRPFDWGRYPVVIMLSGSGPQDRDDEMAGHKTFLVLADFLARNGIASLRFDDRGTGGSGGVYSQSDIYDFANDAKAALAYLKTRKDVDPYAIGLLGHSEGAAVAQIAAANNKSVAFVVSLAGLGVTGREMVDQKVVLDGRMSGASDTEIKERLQRLKPYWDALASDTNYTVAAARAKAALHDIYRNSPEDIRKQVSEEEFTSDIQFDRELSSILLYKPLDYLKQIKCPFMAVNGTRDLQVDATTNLNAIERALRENGNMLVTIRKFDGLNHLFQRCKTCTVAEYGDLEQTIDPLVPEFIAHWILQLPPRPR; from the coding sequence ATGCGTAAAGGATACTGGTTGCTGTGGATGTGTATGACCTGGTGCACTGTCGCCATGGCTCAGCAAACAAAAGATATCAGTGGTAAATGGTACGGTATAACCAGGTCCTACTATGGCGATAAACAACGCCTCACGGTGGTGCTGGAAAAAGAAGGAGAGGGCTACAAAGGGGAACTGCAAAACCCTGATCATGATAATGAAGCCATCGACCTCGATCATATTATCTATCGCGGAGACACCCTGCTGCTCCGGATTGATACCATCCGGTTCGCCTATACCGGCGTATGGAACGCGGCGGAAAAACAGTTCGAAGGCGTTTTCACCTGGGGCGGCCTCAAAGGCACGTTTAACATCTCCCGGAAAGAGATCCGGCAAAGCGATGTTTACAACCGCCCGCAGGAACCGAAGCCAAAGTTCCCCTATCATACGGAAAACGTGCAGTTCAGCAATGAGCACGATCATGTGTCGCTGGCCGGAACTTTCACCCGCCCGTTTGACTGGGGACGCTACCCCGTGGTGATCATGCTCAGCGGCTCCGGCCCACAGGACCGCGACGATGAAATGGCCGGCCATAAGACGTTCCTGGTACTGGCCGATTTCCTGGCCCGCAACGGCATCGCCAGCCTCCGCTTCGATGACCGCGGCACAGGCGGCTCCGGCGGCGTATACAGCCAGTCCGATATTTACGACTTCGCCAACGACGCCAAAGCGGCCCTCGCATACCTGAAAACACGAAAAGACGTAGATCCGTACGCGATAGGTCTGCTCGGCCACAGTGAAGGGGCCGCAGTAGCGCAAATTGCAGCGGCAAACAATAAGTCGGTAGCTTTTGTAGTTTCTTTGGCAGGACTGGGCGTCACCGGCCGCGAAATGGTGGACCAGAAAGTGGTCCTCGACGGACGGATGTCCGGCGCTTCCGATACGGAAATAAAAGAACGCCTGCAACGGCTGAAGCCTTACTGGGACGCGCTGGCCAGCGATACCAACTATACGGTGGCCGCCGCCAGGGCCAAAGCCGCCCTGCACGATATCTACCGCAATTCACCGGAAGACATCAGAAAACAGGTGTCCGAAGAAGAATTTACCAGCGATATACAATTCGACCGTGAACTGTCATCGATCCTGTTATACAAACCGCTGGACTATCTGAAACAGATCAAGTGCCCATTCATGGCTGTTAACGGCACCCGCGACCTGCAGGTAGACGCCACCACCAACCTGAACGCCATCGAACGCGCACTGCGCGAAAATGGGAATATGCTTGTCACCATACGAAAGTTCGACGGGTTGAACCACCTGTTTCAACGCTGTAAAACCTGCACTGTAGCAGAATACGGCGACCTGGAGCAGACCATTGATCCGCTGGTGCCGGAATTCATCGCACACTGGATACTCCAGTTGCCGCCAAGGCCCAGGTAA
- a CDS encoding FtsK/SpoIIIE family DNA translocase — protein MSKNKLKNEKPESKKPKAPTPNPDVLKKDKEAEVKVKELVKDERTHKVMGVFFLLLSVYCFIAFTSYLFTWEDDQDKVFRYTTRELLIGDVKVDNLLGRLGAYVSHNFFYNGVGIAAYLFCYFFFIIGVNFIVGRRVFRVWRNIKYMIFGLLFISMAMAFITNGADFPWGGALGNALDKWTSGFIGKTGTALLLLVAGFSWLIWKFNFDFKWPEKKVKAPKPAPVAPAVPATPAVASTAVPTPAATAAAPETAKGNALKGDSGVVVIPPHADEPEEEIPMTLIEKEEDVTVIPAAHAAYTPPVTSPVPPPVTSPEPEPEPEEAEEEEEDPGPLLYVEDVEEELPPPPPKKRNQPEEVAFEIKQTFKDEDEEVEELATVRPAVPVDPYDPSLDLRDYRYPGLDLLENHNADKVVVQDTGELEKNKNQIIDTLKNYDISIQKISATVGPTVTLYEIVPAAGVRISRIKNLEDDIALSLSALGIRIIAPIPGKGTIGIEVPNVKKSIVSLKALLASEKFQNSTMDLPIAIGKKIDNENFIADLAKMPHLLMAGATGQGKSVGINTLLVSLLYKKHPSQLKFVLVDPKKVELSLYKLIEKHFLAKLPGEEDAIITDTKKVIHTLNALCIEMDLRYDLLKEAGTRNIREYNAKFTQRRLNPQKGHRFLPFIVLVVDEFADLIMTAGKEVEMPIARLAQLARAVGIHLIIATQRPSVNIITGTIKANFPARVAFKVSSKIDSRTILDIGGAEQLIGQGDMLVSFNGELVRLQCAFVDTPEVESVAEFIGNQKGYPDAFLLPEYVDDKDSDGKELSLADRDPLFEEAAQVIVQTQQGSTSLLQRRMKLGYNRAGRLMDQLESAGIVGPNMGSKARDVLVKTESELQEILNDLL, from the coding sequence ATGTCCAAGAATAAACTGAAAAACGAAAAACCGGAGAGCAAAAAACCAAAAGCCCCCACGCCCAACCCAGACGTGCTGAAGAAAGACAAGGAGGCTGAGGTAAAAGTAAAAGAACTCGTCAAGGATGAACGCACCCACAAAGTAATGGGCGTGTTCTTCCTGCTCCTGTCTGTTTACTGCTTTATTGCTTTCACCTCCTACCTGTTTACCTGGGAAGACGACCAGGACAAAGTTTTCCGCTACACCACCCGTGAACTGCTCATCGGCGACGTGAAAGTGGATAACCTCCTCGGCCGCCTGGGAGCCTATGTGTCACATAACTTCTTCTACAACGGAGTAGGTATCGCCGCTTACCTGTTCTGTTACTTCTTTTTTATCATTGGCGTCAATTTCATTGTGGGCCGGCGCGTATTCCGCGTGTGGCGCAATATCAAGTATATGATCTTCGGCCTGCTGTTCATCAGTATGGCCATGGCCTTTATTACCAACGGAGCCGATTTCCCGTGGGGCGGCGCCCTGGGCAACGCCCTCGATAAATGGACCTCCGGGTTCATCGGTAAAACAGGCACCGCCCTGCTGCTCCTCGTGGCTGGCTTCTCCTGGCTGATATGGAAGTTTAACTTCGACTTCAAATGGCCGGAGAAAAAGGTAAAAGCGCCCAAACCGGCGCCGGTGGCGCCGGCAGTACCGGCTACTCCCGCCGTGGCTTCCACGGCCGTTCCAACGCCCGCAGCTACTGCTGCTGCACCGGAAACCGCTAAGGGCAACGCCCTCAAAGGCGACAGCGGCGTAGTGGTGATCCCGCCGCACGCCGACGAGCCGGAAGAAGAAATTCCCATGACCCTCATCGAAAAAGAAGAGGATGTGACCGTGATACCGGCCGCCCACGCAGCTTACACGCCACCGGTGACCTCACCCGTGCCCCCTCCGGTAACTTCACCGGAGCCGGAACCGGAGCCTGAAGAGGCGGAGGAAGAGGAGGAAGATCCCGGTCCGCTGCTGTATGTGGAAGACGTAGAGGAAGAACTGCCCCCGCCGCCGCCTAAAAAGAGGAACCAGCCGGAAGAAGTAGCCTTCGAAATCAAACAAACATTCAAAGACGAAGACGAAGAGGTGGAAGAACTGGCTACCGTGCGTCCGGCAGTGCCTGTAGATCCGTACGATCCTTCGCTGGACCTGCGCGACTACCGCTATCCGGGCCTCGACCTGCTGGAAAATCACAACGCAGATAAAGTAGTGGTACAGGATACCGGTGAACTGGAGAAAAACAAAAACCAGATCATCGATACCCTCAAAAACTATGATATATCGATCCAGAAAATCAGCGCTACCGTAGGGCCTACGGTAACGCTCTACGAGATCGTGCCCGCCGCCGGCGTCCGCATTTCCCGTATTAAAAACCTGGAAGATGATATCGCCCTGAGCCTGTCGGCCCTGGGTATCCGTATCATCGCGCCCATTCCGGGCAAAGGCACCATCGGTATTGAAGTGCCCAACGTCAAGAAAAGTATCGTATCGCTCAAAGCGCTGCTGGCATCGGAGAAATTCCAGAACAGCACCATGGACCTGCCTATCGCTATCGGTAAAAAGATCGACAACGAAAACTTTATCGCCGACCTGGCCAAAATGCCCCACCTGCTGATGGCGGGTGCTACCGGTCAGGGTAAATCCGTCGGCATCAATACCCTGCTGGTATCGCTGCTCTATAAAAAACATCCTTCCCAGCTGAAGTTTGTACTGGTAGACCCGAAGAAAGTGGAGCTGTCGCTGTACAAGCTGATTGAAAAACACTTCCTGGCCAAACTGCCGGGAGAAGAGGATGCGATCATCACCGACACGAAAAAGGTAATCCACACGCTCAACGCGCTCTGTATAGAAATGGACCTGCGGTACGACCTGCTCAAGGAAGCAGGTACCCGTAATATCCGGGAATACAACGCCAAATTTACCCAGCGCCGCCTCAATCCGCAGAAAGGACACCGTTTCCTGCCGTTCATCGTACTGGTGGTGGATGAGTTCGCTGATCTGATCATGACTGCCGGCAAAGAAGTGGAAATGCCGATCGCCCGTCTGGCACAGCTGGCCCGTGCGGTGGGTATTCACCTGATCATCGCTACACAACGCCCGTCAGTAAACATTATCACAGGTACTATCAAGGCCAACTTCCCGGCCCGTGTAGCTTTTAAGGTGTCTTCCAAGATAGACTCCCGTACCATCCTGGATATCGGCGGTGCCGAACAGCTGATCGGGCAGGGAGACATGCTGGTGTCGTTCAACGGGGAGCTGGTACGTCTCCAGTGTGCCTTTGTAGACACGCCGGAAGTGGAAAGCGTGGCGGAATTCATTGGTAACCAGAAAGGTTATCCTGATGCCTTCCTGCTGCCGGAATATGTGGATGACAAGGACAGTGACGGCAAGGAACTGAGCCTGGCCGACAGGGACCCGTTGTTTGAAGAGGCCGCCCAGGTAATCGTACAGACCCAGCAAGGCTCCACTTCATTGCTGCAACGGCGTATGAAGCTGGGCTATAACCGTGCAGGCCGCCTTATGGACCAGCTGGAGTCCGCCGGCATTGTAGGTCCCAATATGGGGTCCAAAGCCCGCGACGTGCTGGTGAAGACAGAATCGGAACTGCAGGAAATTCTTAACGATTTGTTATAA
- a CDS encoding PKD-like family lipoprotein codes for MYKYILGILSVIALAGCYKDKGNYTYTELNAVSISGIDSSYSLLQGARLQIKPVLAFSKDASGDTSRYRYEWLAIAKVGGVPLGDRYDLATTRDLDISVTLPPSKDYAVYYRVTDKATGVMFKYVFNLTVSIVISKGLLVLSDVNGQARLDMLSEYPKKYTIYTDVLGMLGSTVPRNGAPVDVAVVSTGYYLSTAAGTHKINTNTFGWLPTYSISYEFQSRMPENMIAQRLVTTFGGVLCYSDGNLYVYSQAYQLRYNLPVNYLAESKEYFKISRHMGVHNRYMIPIILYDETNHRFIRYTAPNSECSLMPEGTLFNYRDPSKDLLYMTWNTYSNGMLFALLKDRATNKVTLARVNASADVLRQNSYDEMAATDIDKARLFAVDPVNGYVFYAVGGKLYEYDVSLKTAKLMLDRPGSEITLLNNASDGLVVGFYQLAGPAETGGSWEKYTVPPVNGPLELKESYQGFGKIVSWITKSS; via the coding sequence ATGTATAAATATATCCTGGGGATCCTGTCCGTCATTGCACTGGCAGGATGTTACAAAGACAAGGGCAACTATACCTACACGGAGCTGAATGCCGTCTCTATCAGTGGCATCGACAGCAGCTATTCGCTGCTGCAGGGCGCCCGCCTGCAGATCAAGCCGGTGTTGGCTTTCTCCAAAGATGCCAGCGGGGACACCAGCAGATACCGCTACGAATGGCTGGCCATTGCCAAAGTGGGCGGTGTGCCGCTTGGCGACCGTTATGACCTGGCCACTACGCGGGACCTGGATATCAGCGTGACGCTGCCGCCTTCCAAAGACTATGCGGTATATTACCGGGTAACGGACAAGGCCACCGGTGTGATGTTTAAGTATGTATTTAACCTGACCGTCTCCATCGTTATCTCCAAAGGGCTGCTGGTCCTGAGTGATGTGAATGGCCAGGCCAGGCTTGACATGTTATCGGAGTACCCCAAAAAATACACTATCTATACCGACGTACTGGGGATGCTGGGTTCTACGGTACCCCGCAACGGAGCGCCGGTAGACGTGGCGGTAGTCTCCACCGGGTACTATCTTTCCACGGCAGCCGGCACGCATAAAATCAATACCAACACTTTCGGCTGGCTGCCTACTTACAGCATCTCCTATGAATTCCAGTCCCGCATGCCGGAAAATATGATCGCGCAGCGGCTGGTAACTACCTTTGGCGGGGTGCTCTGCTACTCGGACGGTAACCTGTACGTTTATAGTCAGGCTTATCAGCTGCGGTATAATCTCCCGGTCAATTATCTGGCGGAGAGCAAGGAATATTTTAAGATCTCCCGGCATATGGGCGTTCATAACCGGTATATGATCCCGATCATCCTGTACGATGAAACCAATCACCGGTTCATCCGGTATACGGCGCCTAATTCAGAATGCTCGCTGATGCCGGAAGGAACGCTGTTCAACTACCGGGATCCTTCGAAAGACCTGCTGTATATGACATGGAATACCTACAGCAACGGGATGTTGTTCGCCCTGCTGAAAGACCGGGCCACGAATAAAGTGACGCTGGCCCGTGTGAACGCATCGGCAGACGTATTGCGGCAAAACAGTTACGATGAGATGGCCGCCACCGATATAGACAAAGCCAGGCTGTTTGCGGTAGATCCGGTCAACGGCTATGTTTTCTATGCCGTGGGCGGTAAGTTGTATGAGTACGATGTTTCCCTGAAAACCGCCAAATTGATGCTGGACAGGCCGGGATCCGAGATCACGCTGCTGAACAATGCGTCTGACGGCCTGGTGGTAGGGTTCTACCAGCTTGCCGGTCCGGCGGAGACGGGCGGCTCCTGGGAAAAGTACACGGTGCCGCCGGTAAATGGCCCGCTGGAGCTGAAGGAGTCTTACCAGGGCTTCGGGAAAATTGTCAGCTGGATCACGAAGAGTTCCTGA
- a CDS encoding 4'-phosphopantetheinyl transferase family protein, whose product MPLIRTIQIDPETRLGVWSIEEPESFFRERVNISPGIHHPHKRLQHLAGRYLLVTLFPEFPLEKIKVSESRKPLLVCDSFHFSISHCGDHVAAIVSSKAAVGIDIEEVKDKIERVSHKFLSPSERDFIDPRHSLAHKTICWSAKEAMFKWYGLGSVDFKENLILQPFVYQSTGFITANFVKPDSNTRLYLQYIMENGLCLAWTHPV is encoded by the coding sequence ATGCCATTAATACGTACCATACAAATTGATCCGGAAACCAGGTTGGGCGTGTGGAGCATAGAAGAGCCGGAAAGTTTTTTCCGGGAGCGGGTAAATATCAGCCCCGGCATCCATCATCCACACAAGCGGTTACAGCATTTGGCCGGCAGGTACCTGCTGGTGACCCTTTTCCCGGAATTTCCGCTGGAGAAGATAAAAGTCAGCGAATCCCGTAAACCCTTGCTGGTGTGCGACAGCTTTCATTTTTCCATTTCCCACTGCGGCGATCATGTAGCAGCCATCGTCAGTTCCAAAGCCGCCGTAGGGATAGATATTGAAGAGGTAAAAGACAAGATAGAGCGGGTGTCCCATAAGTTCCTGTCGCCGTCAGAGCGGGATTTTATCGATCCCCGGCATTCCCTGGCCCATAAAACCATCTGCTGGAGCGCCAAAGAAGCGATGTTCAAATGGTATGGCCTGGGCAGCGTTGATTTTAAGGAAAATCTCATATTACAACCCTTTGTATATCAGTCAACGGGTTTTATTACCGCTAATTTTGTGAAGCCGGATTCAAATACCCGGTTATATTTGCAATATATAATGGAAAATGGTCTGTGCCTGGCATGGACCCATCCGGTGTGA
- a CDS encoding shikimate kinase: MKIFLLGFMGAGKSYWGKQLADHWNVPYYDLDEVIVETEEMAISDIFATKGEDYFREKESMLLRELSRQENFLISCGGGTPCFQDNMDFMNDKGTTVWINPPLETMVERLTRKKHKRPLIQDLDDQDLADFVEKKLAERRPFYEQSRHIISSDNITLDTFTKNIEHA, encoded by the coding sequence ATGAAAATATTCTTGCTCGGCTTCATGGGAGCCGGAAAATCCTATTGGGGAAAGCAGCTGGCAGACCACTGGAACGTACCGTACTACGATCTGGACGAAGTGATTGTGGAAACAGAAGAGATGGCCATCAGCGACATCTTCGCGACCAAAGGGGAAGACTATTTCCGGGAAAAGGAAAGTATGCTGCTCCGTGAACTGTCCCGCCAGGAAAATTTCCTGATCTCCTGCGGCGGCGGTACGCCCTGCTTCCAGGACAACATGGACTTCATGAACGATAAAGGCACTACCGTCTGGATCAACCCTCCGTTGGAGACCATGGTGGAAAGGCTGACCCGTAAAAAACATAAACGCCCCCTGATCCAGGACCTCGACGATCAGGACCTGGCCGACTTCGTAGAGAAAAAACTGGCGGAACGCAGACCTTTCTATGAACAATCGAGGCATATCATTTCATCCGATAACATTACATTGGATACCTTTACGAAAAATATCGAACATGCATAA
- a CDS encoding DUF4843 domain-containing protein — protein sequence MKAIHCIMGAVMLYALTACQKETLKTWSGTNDIYFENSLVEDAAKRTSDSMNILFIFSPKGTTDSILKIPVKTMGAPVGYDRTFTVSTAQSNAVAGKHYDALPGSFVMRANRVVDTVLIRLLRTPDMMTDTVSLVLQLQANDYFTTNMARVAIGSNTWLNATSLRIHMTDVLSKPAFWFSAVFGNFSRKKFLLICELTDYDPYKLANEVPIADTYYLGKVTQRYLDEQAKAGNIILDDDGSVMIMGDIITGG from the coding sequence ATGAAAGCAATTCACTGTATCATGGGGGCTGTCATGCTTTATGCCCTCACGGCCTGCCAGAAGGAGACCCTGAAAACCTGGTCCGGCACCAACGACATTTATTTCGAAAACAGCCTGGTGGAGGATGCGGCCAAACGGACGTCCGACAGCATGAATATCCTCTTCATTTTCTCACCGAAGGGAACGACCGACTCCATCCTGAAAATACCGGTGAAGACCATGGGAGCGCCTGTTGGATACGATCGGACATTCACCGTCAGCACAGCGCAATCCAACGCCGTGGCGGGAAAACACTACGACGCGTTGCCCGGTTCATTTGTGATGCGGGCCAACAGGGTAGTGGATACCGTGCTGATACGGTTGCTCCGTACCCCCGATATGATGACGGACACGGTATCGCTGGTGCTGCAGCTGCAGGCCAACGATTATTTCACCACCAACATGGCCCGGGTGGCGATCGGTAGTAACACCTGGCTCAATGCTACCTCGCTGCGTATCCATATGACCGACGTGCTGTCGAAGCCGGCTTTCTGGTTCTCTGCGGTGTTCGGCAATTTCAGCCGGAAGAAGTTCCTGCTGATATGTGAGCTGACCGACTATGACCCTTACAAACTGGCCAACGAAGTGCCTATCGCAGATACCTACTATCTCGGGAAAGTGACCCAGCGTTACCTTGATGAACAGGCTAAGGCAGGGAACATTATCCTGGACGACGATGGCAGTGTCATGATCATGGGAGACATCATCACCGGAGGGTGA